The Pontibacillus halophilus JSM 076056 = DSM 19796 genome includes a region encoding these proteins:
- a CDS encoding acyl-CoA thioesterase: MEDKRCVDSLVIKNSHVLPSDTNNHGTLFGGRLMAYMDDVAAIAATRHARRNVVTASTDSVDFLHPIYQGHAICLEAFVTYTRTTSMEVFVKAITEDLLTGERHICATAFLTMVAVDENSKPVSVPCVKPETEEEIWLHEGAPRRAQQRKERRDESKEFSKRFGTEFPWHRKG, encoded by the coding sequence ATGGAAGATAAACGTTGTGTAGATTCATTGGTCATTAAGAATTCTCATGTACTCCCGTCTGATACGAACAACCATGGTACTCTCTTTGGTGGACGTCTAATGGCGTACATGGATGATGTAGCAGCTATTGCAGCTACGCGTCATGCTAGAAGGAATGTCGTCACGGCATCTACAGATTCGGTCGATTTTCTCCACCCGATTTACCAAGGACATGCCATTTGTTTAGAAGCTTTCGTAACGTATACAAGAACAACGTCTATGGAAGTGTTCGTTAAAGCCATTACGGAAGACTTATTAACAGGTGAACGACATATTTGCGCGACTGCGTTCCTAACTATGGTAGCGGTTGACGAGAATAGTAAACCAGTTTCTGTTCCTTGTGTGAAACCAGAAACGGAAGAAGAAATATGGTTACATGAAGGCGCACCTCGTCGAGCACAGCAACGTAAAGAGCGTCGTGACGAATCAAAAGAGTTCTCGAAACGATTTGGAACAGAATTTCCGTGGCATAGAAAAGGTTAG
- a CDS encoding glycoside hydrolase family 32 protein: MSERDEQLRQEAYEQVEKHKTMVEADPYRLKYHIMPPVGLLNDPNGFIQFNGTYHMFYQWMPFKTGHGAKFWGHYTSEDLVTWTEQPIALTPSEWYEKDGCYSGSAIEHDGKLYLFYTGNVKDEDGNRESYQCMAISEDGIHFEKKGPVLELPEEYTAHFRDPKVWKEAGRFYMVIGTQNHDEQGRAVLFVSDDLHAWEHVGVVTGSHTDQLDEFGFMWECPDIFHLNGQDVLAVSPQGLEAKGMHYNNVYQSGYFVGSLNYETGHLQHGEFQELDRGFEFYAPQTTVDDQGRRILVGWMGVPDQYEEEQPTIKHKWVHTLTMPRELSLENGKVIQKPIKELETKRGAQMKYEDADIKNEVKQFGGINGLSVELQIDIKKNLSKSFDIEIRNNMRLIYNRKEGLLTLERKSFVNGRTESRHCYVEDLKQLRLFLDTSSLEVFVNGGEEVFTSRMFPDAENTTILFAANGSVTADISRWHLHV; encoded by the coding sequence GTGTCTGAACGCGACGAACAATTAAGACAAGAAGCCTACGAACAAGTTGAAAAGCATAAAACGATGGTCGAAGCAGACCCATATCGTCTGAAGTATCATATTATGCCTCCAGTCGGACTCTTAAACGATCCAAATGGATTTATTCAGTTCAATGGAACCTACCATATGTTCTATCAATGGATGCCGTTTAAGACAGGTCACGGCGCGAAGTTCTGGGGTCATTATACATCAGAAGATTTAGTCACTTGGACAGAGCAACCGATCGCTCTTACCCCTTCTGAATGGTATGAGAAAGATGGGTGTTACTCCGGGAGTGCAATCGAGCACGATGGGAAATTATACTTATTCTATACTGGGAATGTGAAGGATGAAGACGGTAATCGCGAAAGCTACCAGTGTATGGCTATAAGTGAAGATGGCATCCACTTTGAGAAGAAAGGTCCTGTTCTAGAATTGCCAGAGGAGTATACGGCTCATTTCCGAGATCCGAAAGTATGGAAAGAAGCAGGGCGATTCTATATGGTAATTGGCACTCAGAACCACGACGAACAAGGGCGCGCTGTTCTCTTCGTATCTGATGACCTCCATGCTTGGGAGCATGTAGGAGTCGTAACTGGAAGTCATACAGACCAGTTGGATGAGTTCGGATTTATGTGGGAATGCCCAGACATCTTTCATCTAAATGGACAAGATGTGCTTGCCGTTTCCCCTCAAGGTTTAGAAGCGAAAGGCATGCACTACAATAATGTGTATCAATCTGGCTACTTTGTTGGCAGTCTTAACTACGAGACCGGCCATCTTCAACACGGAGAATTCCAAGAACTTGACCGAGGATTTGAGTTCTACGCGCCGCAGACAACAGTCGATGATCAAGGTCGTCGTATTCTAGTCGGATGGATGGGTGTTCCAGACCAGTATGAAGAAGAACAACCAACCATCAAGCATAAATGGGTGCACACACTGACAATGCCAAGAGAACTATCTCTAGAAAATGGCAAAGTTATTCAAAAACCGATTAAAGAGCTTGAGACGAAACGCGGAGCTCAAATGAAGTATGAAGATGCTGACATTAAGAACGAAGTGAAGCAATTCGGTGGAATTAACGGGCTTTCTGTAGAGTTACAGATTGATATTAAGAAGAACTTATCCAAGTCCTTTGATATTGAAATCCGTAATAATATGCGCTTGATTTACAATCGTAAAGAAGGATTGCTAACGCTTGAACGTAAGAGTTTCGTTAACGGACGTACGGAATCTCGCCACTGCTATGTGGAAGATTTAAAACAGTTGCGTCTGTTCTTAGATACCTCTTCTCTAGAGGTTTTCGTGAATGGTGGCGAAGAAGTGTTTACATCTAGAATGTTCCCTGATGCAGAGAATACAACGATCTTATTCGCTGCTAACGGTTCGGTAACAGCAGACATCTCAAGATGGCATTTACACGTATAA
- a CDS encoding PTS sugar transporter subunit IIA — translation MFKKLFGKKEQNNEELLVAPLTGKILDLEEVPDPVFSQKMMGEGLAIEPTSGEVVSPVKGEIVQLFPTKHAIGIKTDSGLEILVHIGLETVSMNGEGFEGHVEVGNKVKPGDKLITFDLDLVKEKAKSIVTPIIITNSDVVEQMDKLNSGEATKGETELLQVKVNQ, via the coding sequence ATGTTTAAAAAACTATTTGGTAAAAAGGAACAAAATAACGAAGAACTATTGGTAGCTCCACTAACAGGTAAAATCTTAGACCTTGAAGAAGTGCCAGACCCAGTATTCTCTCAGAAAATGATGGGTGAAGGGCTAGCGATTGAGCCTACTTCAGGTGAAGTTGTATCTCCAGTTAAAGGTGAGATCGTTCAACTGTTCCCAACGAAGCACGCAATCGGAATTAAGACAGATTCTGGTCTTGAAATCTTAGTTCACATCGGCCTTGAGACGGTAAGCATGAACGGCGAAGGATTCGAAGGTCATGTAGAAGTGGGCAACAAGGTGAAACCTGGCGACAAGCTTATTACATTCGACTTAGACCTTGTTAAAGAAAAGGCTAAAAGTATTGTAACGCCAATCATCATTACAAATAGCGATGTCGTTGAGCAGATGGACAAGCTAAACTCTGGCGAAGCAACAAAAGGTGAAACTGAACTTCTACAAGTGAAGGTTAACCAGTAA
- a CDS encoding GGDEF domain-containing protein, giving the protein MLTYIGEIAEKVPFIHKCKFSSDVNVIFESSRKLEGVVIHDDDDKIVGLVMKVKFYQKLAGKYGFDLFMGRPVELVMDDQPLVIDYFTPITDVSTLAVEREQDNMYDYVIIEKDSHFYGIVSIKDLLQTFAEIQTYMARYSNPLTGLPGNTLIEEQLTNILQRAQYSVLYFDLNHFKTYNDTYGFKQGDCLLRETASLLQKRVGNENGSFLGHIGGDDFIGILPHHNFKHYCECIIHDFSKLVHTFYRKDDLKRGYLFAKNRNNEFVRTPLVSIAIAVITNRRSTYETSDELSELASSIKALCKQYPHSYYIADAPKTLTYM; this is encoded by the coding sequence ATGCTTACCTATATTGGAGAAATAGCTGAGAAAGTCCCCTTCATACATAAATGCAAGTTCAGCTCTGACGTGAATGTCATATTCGAATCAAGCCGTAAGCTAGAAGGTGTTGTCATCCATGATGATGACGATAAGATTGTCGGCCTTGTCATGAAGGTGAAATTCTATCAAAAACTTGCCGGGAAGTATGGATTTGATTTATTCATGGGGCGACCTGTTGAACTCGTAATGGACGACCAACCCCTTGTAATTGATTATTTCACCCCGATTACAGATGTGAGTACGTTAGCTGTAGAGCGGGAACAAGACAATATGTATGACTATGTGATTATTGAGAAAGACAGTCATTTCTATGGGATTGTCAGTATAAAGGATCTGCTTCAAACGTTCGCCGAAATTCAAACGTATATGGCCCGCTACTCCAACCCCCTAACCGGATTGCCTGGGAATACGCTTATTGAAGAGCAACTTACGAACATCCTCCAACGAGCACAGTATAGTGTTCTCTACTTTGACTTGAATCACTTCAAGACATACAACGACACATATGGATTCAAACAAGGCGATTGCCTGCTTCGGGAAACAGCGAGTTTACTACAGAAGCGGGTTGGAAATGAAAACGGTTCCTTTCTTGGGCACATTGGTGGTGATGATTTCATCGGTATTCTTCCTCATCACAATTTCAAACACTATTGCGAATGCATCATCCATGATTTCTCTAAACTTGTTCATACGTTTTACCGGAAAGATGATTTAAAACGTGGGTACTTATTTGCCAAGAATCGCAACAACGAATTTGTCAGAACACCGCTCGTCTCGATTGCCATCGCCGTGATTACAAACCGAAGATCAACGTATGAGACGAGCGATGAATTAAGTGAGCTCGCGTCTTCTATTAAAGCGCTATGTAAGCAATATCCACATAGTTACTATATCGCAGACGCACCTAAGACACTTACATACATGTAA
- a CDS encoding PRD domain-containing protein — protein MRINRILNNNAVVVKEGNQEKIVMGPGIAFQKKKNDVIPNAKIEKIFVMNEGNEKFQELLRTLPEEVISLAEEIISHAEGQLQVPLSDHIHISLTDHLSFAIERLKEGIDVQNKLLHEIKSLYTKEYQIGLWARDLIQERIGLTIPEDEAGHIALHIHTAKLGSSMENTVKQTTMLNEIVELLEKELDTEIDKDGISHQRMITHLRFAITRVEDGVPFHDMDEDMLKLIQSKYEQAFSLSEKLAQFLKQEYQYEFPLSEIGYIALHIQRIIDRI, from the coding sequence ATGAGAATAAACCGAATCTTAAATAACAATGCCGTCGTTGTGAAAGAAGGCAATCAAGAAAAAATCGTAATGGGTCCCGGTATTGCATTTCAGAAAAAGAAGAACGATGTAATTCCGAATGCAAAGATTGAGAAAATCTTTGTGATGAATGAGGGCAATGAGAAATTTCAAGAACTTCTTCGGACACTACCCGAAGAAGTCATTTCTCTTGCTGAGGAAATTATTAGTCATGCGGAAGGGCAACTTCAGGTTCCATTGAGCGATCATATTCATATTTCGCTGACGGACCATCTTTCCTTTGCGATTGAACGCTTGAAAGAGGGCATTGACGTTCAGAATAAATTACTTCATGAGATTAAGTCGCTTTACACGAAAGAGTATCAAATTGGTCTATGGGCGAGAGACTTAATTCAAGAGCGAATTGGGTTGACCATACCTGAGGATGAAGCAGGGCATATTGCCTTACACATTCATACAGCAAAGCTCGGTTCTTCTATGGAGAATACAGTGAAACAAACGACGATGTTGAATGAAATTGTCGAATTGTTGGAGAAGGAATTAGATACGGAAATCGATAAAGATGGAATCTCCCATCAAAGGATGATCACACACTTGCGCTTCGCTATCACACGTGTCGAAGATGGCGTACCGTTTCACGATATGGATGAAGATATGCTTAAACTCATTCAAAGCAAGTATGAACAGGCTTTTTCTTTATCTGAGAAACTAGCGCAATTTCTGAAGCAGGAATACCAATACGAATTCCCTCTATCAGAAATTGGGTATATTGCCCTTCATATCCAACGAATTATTGACCGGATTTAA
- a CDS encoding CotY/CotZ family spore coat protein: MSCKNERCVCEKVRLIADAQDQVNDHCCTSSCERSIDELLSPTSSDKNTIPFLLLCGCESKFPGKPFFGTGVKVDDGCFKTVHSPFFRVKKFVEGTECCAILELLFPHDRSDCKHRGFRRFARSGICLEVDLSCFTGITCFPAVNADNSNTMRGCDLDAAMDLIEDMRDDL; the protein is encoded by the coding sequence ATGAGTTGTAAAAACGAGCGCTGCGTATGCGAGAAGGTGCGCTTAATCGCAGATGCGCAAGACCAAGTGAACGACCACTGTTGCACATCGAGCTGTGAGCGTTCAATTGATGAATTGTTGAGCCCAACCTCTAGTGACAAGAACACCATCCCGTTCCTCTTACTATGCGGATGTGAAAGCAAGTTCCCAGGGAAACCTTTCTTCGGTACTGGCGTGAAAGTAGATGACGGATGCTTCAAAACCGTTCATTCCCCATTCTTCCGTGTGAAGAAATTTGTAGAAGGCACAGAATGTTGCGCCATCTTAGAGTTGCTATTCCCACACGATAGAAGTGATTGTAAGCACCGTGGCTTCCGACGCTTTGCTCGCTCAGGAATCTGCCTAGAAGTCGACCTTAGCTGCTTTACTGGTATCACATGTTTCCCTGCCGTGAACGCCGACAACAGCAACACGATGAGAGGCTGTGATTTAGACGCAGCTATGGACCTAATCGAAGACATGAGAGACGACTTGTAA
- a CDS encoding ATP-binding cassette domain-containing protein: MSILSAQQLYQSYGDKTLFNEISFHIERNQRIGLIGVNGTGKSSLLKIIAGVDTPERGEIDHAKQFHIEYSPQEPELDDELTVLEQIYYGDSEIMRVMRQYEQSLKELEQAPEDERMQEALFRSQQRMDETDAWDANTVAKTVLTQLGISTYGQKVGELSGGQKKRVAIAKALIQPADLLILDEPTNHLDNETIEWLESFLAQYRGSLIVVTHDRYFLNRVTNTIFELDKGNLYSYEGNYETFLYKKAEREEQERQEEQKHQNLLKRELAWLQRGPKARGTKQKARKERAEELKEKSFQTSEDSVEIAIGSTRLGNDVIELEDVSKSFDGSRIIQGFSYLVTPGERLGIIGPNGSGKTTLLNMMAGRIEPDDGEIRVGQTVKIGYYTQDHRDMDENLRVIEYIKEEAEVVYTAEGDQITAEQMLEKFMFPRSMQWSYISKLSGGERKRLYLLRVLMQEPNVLFLDEPTNDLDTQTLSVLESYLDAFPGVVITISHDRYFLDKVTDHLIAFEGNGQTRRFQGNYSEYMDVKREEDQQALAFQRQQAKEERKESPHHRNRKRKLSYKEQQEWNTIEDEIEQLELRYEEIQHEITETGSDAVKAQELFDEQQQVEEQLERTMERWEELSAIVEEQNS, translated from the coding sequence ATGAGTATATTGTCTGCACAGCAGTTGTATCAATCGTACGGAGATAAAACGTTATTTAACGAAATCTCATTTCATATTGAACGAAATCAACGGATTGGATTAATTGGTGTGAATGGCACTGGTAAGTCCTCTTTATTGAAGATTATTGCTGGAGTAGATACTCCAGAACGTGGTGAAATTGACCACGCTAAGCAGTTTCATATTGAATATTCCCCGCAAGAGCCGGAACTAGACGATGAGTTGACGGTGCTTGAACAAATCTATTATGGCGATTCCGAAATCATGCGTGTCATGAGACAGTATGAACAATCATTGAAAGAGTTAGAGCAAGCACCAGAAGACGAACGAATGCAAGAGGCTTTGTTTCGTTCGCAGCAACGTATGGATGAAACAGATGCGTGGGATGCAAACACCGTCGCTAAAACGGTGCTCACCCAACTAGGCATCTCTACGTATGGCCAAAAGGTTGGAGAACTATCAGGAGGCCAAAAGAAGCGAGTGGCCATTGCAAAAGCGCTTATACAACCAGCGGATTTGCTTATCTTAGATGAGCCAACGAACCATTTAGACAATGAAACAATAGAATGGCTCGAGAGTTTCTTAGCCCAGTATCGGGGTTCGCTTATTGTTGTGACTCACGATCGTTACTTCCTTAATCGTGTTACGAACACAATCTTTGAACTGGATAAGGGGAACTTGTATTCATACGAAGGAAACTATGAGACTTTCCTATATAAGAAAGCAGAACGTGAAGAACAAGAACGCCAGGAAGAGCAGAAGCATCAAAACCTTCTGAAGCGTGAATTAGCATGGCTGCAACGAGGCCCGAAGGCTAGAGGGACGAAGCAAAAAGCGCGAAAAGAACGTGCAGAAGAGTTGAAAGAGAAATCGTTCCAAACTTCTGAGGATTCCGTTGAAATTGCTATCGGTTCTACACGTCTTGGGAACGATGTAATTGAACTTGAAGACGTGTCGAAATCATTCGACGGTTCTCGTATTATTCAAGGCTTCTCCTATTTGGTGACACCGGGAGAGCGTCTAGGTATCATTGGTCCGAATGGAAGTGGAAAGACGACTCTACTTAATATGATGGCAGGCCGTATAGAGCCAGATGATGGGGAAATTCGTGTGGGTCAAACGGTTAAGATCGGATACTACACACAAGACCATCGTGATATGGATGAGAATTTACGCGTTATTGAATACATTAAAGAGGAAGCTGAAGTGGTGTATACCGCGGAAGGGGATCAGATTACGGCTGAGCAGATGCTTGAGAAGTTTATGTTTCCTCGTTCGATGCAGTGGTCCTATATTTCTAAATTATCAGGGGGAGAACGTAAACGTTTGTACTTACTGCGCGTATTAATGCAGGAACCGAACGTACTCTTCCTCGATGAGCCGACGAACGACTTGGATACGCAAACGCTATCCGTACTTGAGAGCTATTTGGATGCATTCCCAGGCGTTGTGATTACCATTTCTCACGACCGATACTTCCTTGATAAGGTAACGGATCACTTGATTGCATTCGAGGGCAATGGCCAGACAAGACGGTTCCAGGGCAATTATTCCGAGTATATGGATGTGAAACGAGAAGAAGACCAACAAGCATTGGCCTTTCAGCGTCAACAGGCGAAGGAAGAACGAAAAGAATCTCCTCATCATCGAAACCGAAAGCGTAAACTTTCCTATAAAGAGCAACAGGAATGGAATACGATTGAGGATGAGATTGAACAACTTGAATTACGCTATGAAGAGATCCAGCATGAGATTACGGAGACAGGTAGCGATGCCGTGAAGGCGCAAGAATTATTTGATGAGCAACAGCAAGTTGAGGAGCAACTAGAACGTACGATGGAGCGATGGGAAGAGCTGTCTGCCATCGTAGAAGAACAAAATTCTTAA
- a CDS encoding type 1 glutamine amidotransferase domain-containing protein, protein MMSTKRVLMVVTNHTEITADHKTGLWLEEFAVPYNLLKAEGYDVKVTSIQGGKVALDPNSIPEEQNEEWAEAEKELENTAQLSKEDAQGFEGIFLPGGHGTMFDFPESETLQYVLQHFAEDQKAIGSVCHGPSGLVNATYKDGTPIVKGKKVSGFTDSEEQDMGLVENMPFLLETKLREKGALFQAGDNWAVHAVRDGKLATGQNPQSSEATAKHFIDALNE, encoded by the coding sequence ATGATGAGTACAAAACGCGTTCTTATGGTCGTAACTAACCACACAGAAATTACAGCTGACCACAAAACAGGACTTTGGCTTGAGGAGTTTGCAGTACCTTACAACTTACTTAAGGCTGAAGGATACGACGTGAAAGTCACAAGTATTCAAGGCGGTAAGGTAGCGCTTGACCCAAATAGCATTCCTGAAGAACAGAATGAAGAATGGGCAGAAGCAGAAAAAGAACTAGAAAATACAGCACAACTATCGAAAGAAGATGCACAAGGATTCGAGGGTATTTTCCTTCCAGGTGGACATGGTACAATGTTCGACTTCCCTGAGAGCGAAACCTTGCAATATGTACTTCAACACTTTGCCGAAGACCAAAAAGCAATCGGCTCTGTCTGCCACGGTCCATCTGGTCTTGTAAACGCAACGTACAAAGACGGCACTCCGATCGTTAAAGGCAAGAAAGTGAGCGGATTTACAGATTCTGAAGAACAAGACATGGGACTTGTTGAGAATATGCCGTTCCTTCTAGAGACGAAACTACGTGAGAAAGGCGCACTCTTCCAAGCAGGAGACAACTGGGCCGTTCATGCTGTACGCGATGGTAAGCTAGCTACAGGTCAAAACCCTCAATCTAGTGAAGCAACAGCTAAACACTTTATCGATGCTTTAAACGAATAA
- a CDS encoding aminoimidazole riboside kinase, producing MTKKGVISLGEALIDFIPLDEQNMNYQKSPGGAPANVAVGLARLGAKSTFLGKVGEDVLGRFLQTTLQDYGVKTDGMIFSKDVRTGVVFVTLGEGGERSFDFYINPSADQFLQVDEVEESLFKENKVLHFGSISMINEPVKSATAQAVQLAKENGMVVSYDPNLRLNLWPSEEQARETIISMLDQVHVLKISEEELEFITGESDIDAGIEKMAPYNIPFMLVTLGGEGSYVVTRDGKAKVDAMKVKAIDTTGAGDAFVSGVLHSINEFEGTIEGMTVEEAKEMAQFGAVSGALAAATKGAMTALPTASQVESYLK from the coding sequence ATGACAAAAAAAGGTGTAATCAGCTTAGGGGAAGCATTAATCGACTTTATCCCTCTAGATGAACAAAATATGAATTATCAGAAGAGCCCAGGTGGCGCACCGGCAAACGTAGCCGTTGGATTGGCACGTCTAGGCGCGAAATCGACGTTTCTTGGCAAAGTAGGGGAAGACGTACTAGGTCGTTTCCTACAAACAACACTTCAGGATTATGGTGTTAAAACGGATGGAATGATTTTCTCTAAAGATGTCCGTACAGGCGTGGTGTTCGTGACGTTGGGAGAAGGTGGCGAACGTAGTTTTGACTTTTATATCAATCCAAGTGCTGACCAATTCCTTCAAGTAGATGAGGTTGAAGAATCGCTGTTTAAGGAAAATAAGGTGCTACACTTTGGTTCCATCTCTATGATCAACGAGCCTGTTAAATCTGCGACTGCACAAGCGGTACAATTAGCGAAAGAAAACGGCATGGTTGTATCTTATGACCCGAACTTACGTCTGAACTTATGGCCAAGCGAAGAACAAGCACGTGAAACGATTATTTCGATGCTCGACCAAGTTCATGTTCTTAAGATTTCAGAAGAAGAGCTTGAATTTATTACAGGAGAAAGCGACATTGATGCAGGAATCGAGAAGATGGCGCCATACAACATCCCATTCATGCTTGTCACATTAGGTGGAGAGGGAAGTTATGTTGTCACTCGTGATGGAAAGGCGAAAGTGGACGCGATGAAAGTAAAAGCTATTGATACGACCGGGGCAGGAGACGCTTTTGTATCTGGTGTGTTACACTCTATAAATGAGTTTGAAGGAACTATTGAAGGCATGACCGTAGAAGAAGCAAAAGAGATGGCACAGTTCGGTGCAGTGTCCGGCGCATTGGCTGCTGCTACTAAAGGAGCAATGACTGCTCTTCCAACTGCTTCTCAAGTCGAATCCTACTTGAAATAA
- a CDS encoding sucrose-specific PTS transporter subunit IIBC produces the protein MDYNKVAKELVPLLGGKENVVSATHCATRLRLVIDDESKVDSSEIEELDGVKGAFSSSGQYQVIFGTGTVNKVYQPFAQELGIEAGETSSNQQSSSGADHKEAAKQNMNPLARFAKTLSNIFVPIIPAIVASGVLMGVLGLLNTYEVFTPESAIYVLLNMFSSAAFIILPILIGFSAAREFGGNSYLGAVIGGIMTHPELLNPWGLQGGASPETMEFIGMNVELLGYQGTVIPVLLTVYAMSKIERGVRKITPSAIDLLVTPFVTVIVTGFVALLVIGPLGRVVGNGVTFALDAVYGFGSGLAGLVFGGTYSLIVLTGVHHSFHAIEAELLNSGGNYLLPIWSMANVAQGGAGLAVFFKTKNKKTKELAIPAATSAFLGITEPVIFGVNMKYRRPFIAALIGGALGGFYVTMMGVEANGIGLTGAPMAAIATDVLNYVIGFAIAVGTAFIATFLLGWKEEK, from the coding sequence ATGGATTACAACAAAGTGGCCAAAGAATTAGTCCCACTTCTTGGTGGTAAAGAAAACGTCGTTAGTGCGACACACTGTGCAACGCGTTTACGTCTCGTGATTGACGATGAAAGCAAAGTCGATTCAAGCGAGATCGAAGAACTTGACGGTGTAAAGGGCGCTTTCTCTAGCTCAGGTCAATACCAAGTAATCTTCGGTACAGGTACAGTAAACAAAGTGTACCAACCATTTGCTCAAGAGCTTGGCATTGAAGCGGGAGAAACAAGCAGCAACCAGCAATCCTCTTCAGGAGCTGACCATAAAGAAGCGGCTAAGCAAAACATGAATCCTTTAGCACGCTTTGCGAAGACACTATCTAACATTTTCGTTCCAATCATTCCGGCAATCGTTGCCAGTGGTGTGTTAATGGGTGTACTTGGTCTTCTAAATACGTATGAAGTCTTTACACCAGAGAGTGCAATTTATGTATTGCTTAACATGTTCTCCAGTGCAGCATTTATTATCCTACCGATTCTAATTGGTTTTAGTGCCGCCAGGGAATTCGGGGGGAACTCGTATCTAGGTGCAGTTATTGGTGGAATTATGACCCACCCAGAATTATTAAACCCTTGGGGATTACAAGGGGGAGCATCGCCTGAGACAATGGAGTTCATAGGGATGAACGTTGAATTACTCGGTTACCAAGGTACGGTAATCCCTGTACTCTTAACTGTGTATGCGATGTCTAAGATTGAACGTGGCGTGCGTAAGATTACGCCAAGTGCAATTGACTTATTAGTAACTCCGTTCGTAACGGTTATTGTAACTGGATTTGTCGCATTACTTGTTATTGGTCCTCTTGGCCGTGTTGTAGGTAACGGTGTAACGTTCGCTCTAGATGCTGTTTACGGTTTTGGTAGCGGACTTGCCGGATTGGTATTCGGCGGAACGTATTCTTTAATTGTATTAACAGGTGTACACCACAGCTTCCATGCCATTGAGGCAGAGTTGCTTAATTCAGGTGGCAACTACTTGCTCCCAATTTGGTCTATGGCCAACGTAGCCCAAGGTGGTGCAGGTCTAGCTGTATTCTTCAAGACGAAGAATAAGAAAACAAAAGAACTTGCTATCCCTGCAGCAACTTCAGCATTCCTAGGGATTACTGAACCGGTAATCTTTGGTGTGAACATGAAATACCGTCGTCCGTTCATCGCTGCCCTTATTGGTGGCGCTCTAGGTGGTTTCTACGTAACGATGATGGGTGTAGAAGCTAACGGTATTGGCTTAACTGGTGCTCCGATGGCTGCCATTGCAACAGACGTACTAAATTACGTAATTGGTTTTGCAATTGCAGTAGGTACAGCATTTATTGCCACATTCCTACTAGGTTGGAAAGAAGAAAAATAA
- a CDS encoding GNAT family N-acetyltransferase, with translation MTVFTYNCPNQFLSEVEPFFLVNEALHNLPMGVAMSINHDASALDIQPFLGHLSTRGIKRCILMRTKPSFWIMATNDELTENEIEELVLYFKANNLPVGSVIGDPKNVERFAQRWCKELRATSTIHMNQWVYVLNRVRQDLNRVDGELLKATPAHSNLIKEWLVEFGDQANEQIDHGTAQYMAEKYVERESVRLFHVGGEPVSMINQTRSTRNGCSVNGVFTPDKHKQNGYATASVTALSEEMLQGGYQFCCLYTDKDNIYSNRMYQNIGYEPIGESVVIRFDYEHVDKV, from the coding sequence ATGACGGTCTTCACATACAATTGCCCGAATCAGTTTCTATCTGAAGTTGAACCATTCTTTCTAGTGAATGAAGCATTGCACAATTTGCCGATGGGAGTTGCGATGAGTATAAATCACGACGCTTCCGCACTTGATATCCAACCCTTTCTAGGTCACCTTTCGACCCGTGGGATCAAGCGATGCATTCTTATGCGCACGAAGCCATCCTTCTGGATCATGGCAACAAACGACGAACTAACAGAAAACGAAATTGAGGAACTTGTTCTTTACTTTAAGGCGAACAACTTGCCGGTCGGCTCTGTAATCGGGGATCCGAAGAATGTGGAGCGCTTTGCACAGCGGTGGTGCAAAGAACTGAGAGCGACTTCAACCATTCATATGAACCAATGGGTCTATGTATTAAACCGTGTGAGACAAGATTTAAACCGAGTAGATGGTGAGCTTCTGAAAGCAACACCAGCGCATTCAAATTTGATTAAAGAATGGTTAGTTGAATTTGGAGACCAAGCGAACGAGCAAATTGATCACGGTACAGCGCAATATATGGCGGAGAAATATGTGGAGCGCGAGAGTGTTCGGCTCTTTCATGTAGGTGGGGAGCCTGTTTCCATGATTAATCAAACGCGTTCAACACGGAATGGATGTTCCGTTAATGGGGTGTTCACTCCAGACAAACACAAGCAGAATGGATATGCAACGGCTTCCGTCACTGCCTTGTCAGAAGAGATGCTTCAAGGTGGATATCAATTCTGTTGTTTATATACGGATAAAGACAACATCTATTCGAATCGCATGTATCAGAATATTGGTTATGAACCCATTGGAGAATCGGTCGTCATTCGTTTCGACTATGAGCATGTCGACAAGGTTTAG